The following are from one region of the Gaiellales bacterium genome:
- a CDS encoding PilZ domain-containing protein, whose translation MHTDRRSFLRVMAEFPVGVTRLDAGADREPAFSGTTVNICAGGAKMIAPAGVSAGERLRLEVRFAQPPFLVFTDATVTRVESAEEGRVECALRFDDLDIYIEQRIVRWVFSEQRRVAERRAAVRVPVEVPAWCEPAAGGDQFKARTIDLAGDGARIVTDRALVPGDRVHIQLDVDEPAYRVACVAEVVWANMVGDERWAYGLRFHGLDRPTQRQIVDHAIASESAQRRPA comes from the coding sequence ATGCATACCGACCGCCGCTCGTTCCTGCGTGTCATGGCCGAGTTTCCGGTGGGCGTGACGCGGCTCGACGCGGGCGCGGATCGGGAGCCGGCGTTCTCGGGCACGACGGTGAACATCTGCGCCGGCGGGGCCAAGATGATCGCCCCGGCGGGAGTGTCTGCGGGGGAGCGCCTGCGGCTCGAGGTGCGCTTCGCCCAACCGCCGTTCCTGGTCTTCACCGACGCCACGGTCACGCGGGTCGAGTCGGCCGAGGAGGGCCGGGTGGAGTGCGCGCTGCGGTTCGACGACCTCGACATCTACATCGAGCAGCGGATCGTGCGCTGGGTCTTCTCCGAGCAGCGGCGCGTGGCCGAGCGCCGCGCCGCCGTCCGCGTCCCGGTCGAGGTGCCGGCCTGGTGCGAGCCGGCAGCCGGCGGCGACCAGTTCAAGGCCCGCACGATCGACCTCGCCGGCGACGGCGCCCGCATCGTCACCGACCGCGCGCTCGTGCCCGGCGACCGTGTCCACATCCAGCTGGACGTCGACGAGCCCGCCTACCGGGTGGCGTGCGTCGCCGAGGTGGTGTGGGCGAACATGGTCGGCGACGAGCGCTGGGCGTACGGCCTGCGCTTCCACGGCCTCGACCGGCCCACGCAGCGGCAGATCGTCGACCACGCGATCGCCAGCGAGAGCGCCCAGCGGCGCCCGGCCTAG